The following are encoded together in the Lactuca sativa cultivar Salinas chromosome 1, Lsat_Salinas_v11, whole genome shotgun sequence genome:
- the LOC128127696 gene encoding uncharacterized protein LOC128127696, which translates to MVVDSTCESEYIASSEASMEEAWLRDFIGDLGVVLTIQEPMEVFCDNEGAIALTKEPRDHDEIAGIGHGYKTPNYHALRVNLLSDAKKSVLLLIDSYRSQWIKCGCTIMSDGWRDPRQRYLINFWVYCPKGISFLKSVDASDIESNASNLCNLFAEIVEMVGHKNVVQIVTDNAANYKLAVITYVKDILLLLGLHWPLNWLRKRDGWTKIIRPGATRFGIAFIELKSLYDHKADLQAMVISNDFKKMLKVKNAVECKDIVLNDNFWRNCLITVKVMTPLLRLLRLCDSDEKPALGYVYEGMYRARRRVKELFKKKNELYKPYTDITDRRWDRILRKSIHCAAYWLNPIFQYNHENVCSKREVFQGVLDMVENNFSGTSILDLTLSLGKFRDSEDEWWKLFGGDTPILQKFAIRILSQTAYSSGCEHSGLTKGLTILLTMNVLTRQIFGG; encoded by the exons atGGTTGTTGATTctacatgcgaatcagagtacatagcctCTAGTGAAGCATCAATGGAAGAAGCTTGGTTAAGGGACttcatcggagatcttggagtAGTTCTAACCATTCAGGAGCCAATGGAagttttctgcgataatgaaggtgcGATTGCTTTgactaaagaaccaagagatcatg ATGAAATAGCGGGTATTGGTCATGGGTATAAAACACCTAATTATCATGCTTTGAGGGTCAATTTATTGTCAGATGCAAAGAAATCTGTTTTATTGTTAATTGATTCATATAGAAGTCAATGGATTAAATGTGGTTGCACAATTATGAGTGATGGGTGGAGGGATCCTAGGCAAcgctatttaattaatttttgggTTTATTGTCCGAAAGGAATATCATTTCTTAAATCTGTTGATGCATCTGATATAGAGAGTAATGCTTCAAATTTGTGTAATTTGTTTGCTGAGATTGTTGAAATGGTAGGACACAAGAATGTGGTTCAAATTGTTACTGATAATGCTGCCAATTACAAACTTGCTGTAATAACCTATGTGAAAGATATCCTTCTATTACTTGGTCTCCAT TGGCCCTTGAATTGGTTAAGAAAAAGAGATGGTTGGACAAAAATCATCCGTCCAGGTGCTACCCGTTTTGGTATTGCGTTTATTGAATTGAAAAGTTTGTATGACCATAAAGCCGATTTGCAAGCGATGGTCATATCTAACGACTTTAAGAAGATGTTGAAAGTGAAAAATGCGGTTGAATGTAAAGATATTGTCTTGAATGATAATTTTTGGAGAAATTGTTTGATTACGGTAAAAGTGATGACTCCTTTGTTAAGACTTTTGCGGTTATGTGATTCAGATGAAAAACCTGCATTGGGTTATGTTTATGAGGGAATGTATCGGGCAAGAAGAAGGGTAAAGGAATTATTTAAGAAGAAGAACGAATTATACAAGCCTTATACTGACATAACTGATCGTCGTTGGGATAGAATTCTAAGAAAAAGTATTCATTGTGCAGCGTATTGGTTAAATCCAATTTTTCAATATAATCATGAGAATGTTTGTTCTAAGAGAGAGGTGTTTCAAGGTGTTCTCGATATGGTTGAGAATAATTTTTCCGGTACAAGCATTTTAGATCTCACACTATCTCTAGGCAAGTTTCGTGACAGTGAAG ATGAGTGGTGGAAGTTATTTGGTGGAGATACTCCAATATTACAAAAGTTTGCTATTAGAATACTAAGCCAAACCGCATATTCTTCTGGATGTGAAC ACTCAGGGTTGACAAAAGGTCTTACGATCCTATTGACTATGAATGTATTGACAAGACAGATTTTCGGTGGTTGA